A genomic region of Candidatus Stoquefichus sp. SB1 contains the following coding sequences:
- a CDS encoding type IV pilus twitching motility protein PilT, producing MGAKELLENVVAMKASDVFIIAGSPCVVKRDGKIERYNEQRLLPQDTEKLIREIYEIAQKDDIDVFMKTGDDDFSFSIPSVGRFRVNVYKQRNSFAAVIRIVSFELPDPHDLQIPSIVTDLAKLKKGLVLVTGPAGSGKSTTLACIIDQINRQRNTHIITIEDPIEYLHTHHKSIVSQREVYHDTKDYVSALRAALREAPEVILVGEMRDLETMDIAITAAETGHLIFSSLHTLGAANTIDRMIDVFPSSQQQQIRVQLSMVLDAVISQQLLPSTDGKMVPVFEVMICNQAIRTLIREGKTHQIDNAIASQRHNGMITMDEAIVELYRQNKITKETALMYAAHANLIEKKL from the coding sequence ATGGGAGCTAAGGAATTATTAGAAAATGTGGTGGCAATGAAGGCTTCAGATGTCTTTATTATTGCTGGTTCGCCATGTGTTGTGAAGAGAGATGGAAAAATTGAAAGATATAATGAACAAAGATTGCTTCCTCAAGATACTGAGAAGCTAATTCGTGAAATCTATGAGATTGCTCAAAAAGATGATATTGATGTGTTTATGAAAACAGGCGATGATGATTTTTCTTTTTCTATTCCAAGTGTTGGGCGTTTTCGTGTGAATGTTTATAAACAAAGAAATTCTTTTGCAGCTGTGATTAGAATTGTGAGTTTTGAATTGCCGGATCCTCATGATTTGCAAATTCCTTCTATTGTTACAGATTTAGCAAAGTTAAAAAAAGGACTTGTGCTTGTGACAGGACCAGCAGGCAGTGGAAAATCAACGACCTTAGCATGTATTATTGATCAAATTAATCGTCAACGTAATACACATATTATTACTATTGAAGATCCAATTGAATATTTACATACTCATCATAAAAGCATTGTTTCTCAGCGTGAAGTTTATCATGATACAAAGGATTATGTTTCTGCTTTAAGAGCAGCTTTAAGAGAAGCACCTGAAGTGATTTTAGTAGGAGAAATGCGTGATTTAGAGACTATGGATATTGCAATCACAGCAGCTGAAACAGGACACTTGATTTTTTCGAGTTTACATACATTAGGGGCAGCCAATACAATTGATCGTATGATTGATGTTTTTCCATCATCACAGCAACAACAGATTCGCGTTCAGCTTTCAATGGTATTAGACGCAGTGATTTCTCAACAGTTACTTCCTAGTACAGATGGAAAAATGGTTCCTGTGTTTGAAGTGATGATTTGTAATCAGGCGATTCGGACTTTGATTCGTGAAGGAAAAACGCATCAGATTGATAATGCGATTGCTTCACAACGTCATAATGGAATGATAACAATGGATGAAGCCATTGTTGAATTATATCGTCAAAATAAAATTACCAAAGAAACTGCATTAATGTATGCAGCACATGCCAATTTAATTGAGAAGAAGTTATAG
- a CDS encoding type II secretion system F family protein: MKLNFEEKYAFTTQMAMILDAGFDMMEGVEMIAQESENMHIQSVCQDMLRYFKEDSRLSYAVLKSDAFDHYMIHLLEVGEMSGHLDEAMLSLSQYYERMNDMSRQLQQALTYPIVLLMMMFVVIGVIVFKVLPIFENVLKSLGSDLSQYAYTFMRCGQIFSFIGFCILLCVLLLMIAFYVYAKITHTSLLTLFIDKVPLMKKLSQALSRAQMTYALSMFMSSGYELENAVEYTIPLVQEKTLQSQLKNCLQDMRNQISFLDAIAKYHIYQGMKLNMLQVGEKTGRIDQVLSKLAMTYQDEVNASITHFLNVVEPAIVTFLSVIVGIVLLSVMLPIVSILSSL, from the coding sequence ATGAAACTTAACTTTGAAGAAAAATATGCTTTTACAACACAAATGGCAATGATTTTAGATGCCGGTTTTGATATGATGGAAGGGGTTGAAATGATTGCCCAAGAATCAGAAAATATGCATATTCAATCTGTCTGTCAGGATATGCTTCGTTATTTTAAAGAAGATTCCCGTTTAAGTTATGCTGTTTTAAAAAGTGATGCATTCGATCACTATATGATTCATTTGCTGGAAGTAGGCGAAATGAGCGGTCATTTAGATGAAGCAATGTTATCTCTTTCACAATATTATGAGCGTATGAATGACATGTCACGTCAATTACAGCAGGCACTGACTTATCCTATTGTGTTGTTGATGATGATGTTTGTGGTTATTGGAGTGATTGTTTTTAAGGTTTTACCTATTTTTGAAAATGTTTTAAAGAGTTTGGGAAGTGATTTATCACAATATGCTTATACATTTATGCGTTGTGGTCAGATTTTTTCATTCATCGGATTTTGTATTCTCTTATGTGTATTATTATTGATGATTGCTTTCTATGTTTATGCTAAGATTACACATACAAGTTTATTGACTTTGTTTATTGATAAGGTACCATTGATGAAAAAACTATCTCAGGCACTTTCACGAGCACAAATGACGTATGCTTTATCGATGTTTATGTCTAGTGGATATGAATTAGAAAATGCGGTTGAATATACAATTCCTTTGGTTCAGGAAAAAACGTTACAAAGTCAGTTAAAAAACTGTTTGCAGGATATGCGTAATCAGATTTCTTTTTTGGATGCAATTGCTAAATATCATATTTATCAGGGAATGAAATTAAATATGTTGCAGGTTGGTGAAAAAACTGGACGAATTGATCAGGTTTTATCTAAATTGGCAATGACTTACCAGGATGAAGTGAATGCTTCAATTACCCATTTTTTAAATGTTGTTGAACCTGCAATTGTAACATTTTTATCAGTTATTGTTGGTATTGTATTGTTATCAGTCATGTTACCAATTGTTAGTATTTTATCTTCTTTATAG
- a CDS encoding DUF4860 domain-containing protein, producing MNRQFHIQTLLFLLLFLIFVIGSFFIVSSEIQGYQNIHKSITLEDDLSTPLAYLNTKIKSYDQKDMIEIVTLEKSTCLKLSDNETSTYIFYKDGYLQEVTVAFQYVPSLDEAEKLFALDDMQVTINHQMCAIMVKKSDQMKRLSLYLHG from the coding sequence ATGAATAGACAGTTTCATATTCAGACGCTCTTGTTTCTATTGTTGTTTCTGATTTTTGTGATTGGATCGTTTTTCATTGTTTCAAGTGAGATACAGGGGTATCAGAATATTCATAAAAGTATAACTTTAGAGGATGATTTATCAACACCACTTGCTTATCTCAATACAAAGATAAAAAGTTATGACCAAAAAGATATGATTGAGATAGTGACATTAGAAAAGAGTACATGTTTAAAATTGAGTGATAATGAAACATCAACTTATATTTTTTATAAAGATGGTTATTTACAGGAGGTTACTGTTGCTTTTCAATATGTTCCTTCATTAGATGAAGCAGAAAAATTATTTGCGTTAGATGATATGCAAGTGACTATTAATCATCAGATGTGTGCTATAATGGTGAAAAAAAGTGATCAGATGAAAAGGTTATCACTATATTTACATGGGTAA
- a CDS encoding transglutaminase-like domain-containing protein, producing the protein MFKKISIIAMTLSLCLFGCSKEPGKEYPSQYPDSPSYQIDDILYPENPGTHVLKSQVANVDYSHTDLGYVMAYLNQKSDVKIKIKISKGEQKYFYDLTSQQPIAFPLQMGNGDYLISVLKQYQGNDYYVEKTQKIQVELQNELTPYLYPNQLVDYQKGDIITTKSMEVVKDDTNDLQRIKDIYNYVVDYLSYDDNKAVEATKKYIIPNLQELFVEKKGICFDYASMMTAMLRIQHIPARLICGNTDIEYHAWVEVYLEGQGWVNPDIFVDEKTWTRMDPTFASSKFDYNGQYEAVYYY; encoded by the coding sequence ATGTTTAAAAAAATAAGTATTATAGCTATGACATTATCTTTATGCCTTTTTGGTTGTTCAAAGGAGCCAGGCAAAGAATATCCTAGCCAATACCCTGATTCACCATCATATCAGATTGATGATATCCTGTATCCAGAAAATCCAGGGACACATGTTTTAAAAAGCCAAGTTGCAAATGTTGATTATTCACATACTGATTTAGGATATGTGATGGCTTATTTGAATCAAAAGAGTGATGTGAAAATTAAAATCAAGATTTCTAAGGGTGAACAAAAATATTTTTATGATTTGACAAGTCAGCAACCGATTGCTTTTCCATTACAGATGGGAAATGGGGACTATTTAATATCAGTCTTAAAACAATATCAGGGAAATGATTATTATGTAGAAAAGACACAAAAAATTCAGGTGGAATTACAAAATGAACTGACACCTTATTTATATCCTAATCAATTGGTTGATTATCAAAAAGGGGATATCATTACGACTAAAAGTATGGAAGTTGTTAAAGATGATACAAATGATTTACAACGGATTAAAGATATTTATAATTATGTGGTTGATTATTTGAGTTATGATGATAATAAGGCAGTAGAAGCTACAAAGAAATATATTATTCCTAATTTACAGGAATTATTTGTTGAAAAAAAAGGGATTTGTTTTGATTACGCTTCAATGATGACAGCGATGTTAAGAATTCAGCATATTCCAGCACGATTAATATGTGGTAATACAGATATTGAATATCATGCCTGGGTAGAAGTGTATTTAGAAGGACAGGGATGGGTGAATCCAGATATTTTTGTTGATGAGAAAACATGGACAAGAATGGATCCAACTTTTGCAAGTTCGAAATTTGACTATAATGGACAGTATGAAGCTGTTTATTACTATTAG